In Nerophis ophidion isolate RoL-2023_Sa linkage group LG03, RoL_Noph_v1.0, whole genome shotgun sequence, the following are encoded in one genomic region:
- the LOC133549740 gene encoding interferon alpha-inducible protein 27-like protein 1, protein MKGKPFLLGLVFHNRPLTASIYINSMQTGSVRQIVNNMALATAAAAAGAAALVVAPPAALGALGFTSAGIAAGSTASAMMSLSAIANGGGVAAGSVVAVCQSIGAAGLGAASGVVAGVGATAAVLFSSFF, encoded by the exons ATGAAAGGAAAGCCTTTTTTGTTAGGTTTGGTTTTCCACAACCGCCCTCTCACAGCTAGTATATATATAAACTCCATGCAGACTGGAAGTGTACggcaaatagtcaacaacatggCATTAG CGACGGCCGCTGCTGCTGCAGGTGCAG CTGCTTTAGTGGTTGCGCCTCCAGCGGCTCTGGGAGCATTGGGTTTCACCTCAGCTGGGATAGCAGCAGGATCTACTGCTTCAGCCATGATGTCATTATCAGCCATCGCCAACGGAGGAGGGGTGGCAGCAGGTAGCGTGGTGGCTGTCTGCCAATCTATTG GTGCAGCTGGTCTGGGCGCTGCCTCTGGAGTTGTGGCTGGTGTAGGAGCTACTGCAGCAGTGCTCTTCTCGTCATTCTTCTGA